A section of the Telopea speciosissima isolate NSW1024214 ecotype Mountain lineage chromosome 3, Tspe_v1, whole genome shotgun sequence genome encodes:
- the LOC122657002 gene encoding uncharacterized protein At4g13200, chloroplastic-like produces the protein MPRKRPQRERMSGISAPPSSLSPPRLTTKINPFCSPSSSSFAYCVDSRSPFHSSDSEFRSISLRGGFPKLSLHCRSSSSPPGAPGSGDNDSRTILDAFFLGKALAEAINERIESTVGELLSAVGRLQAEQQKQVQEFQDDVFERAKRAKEKAAREAREAQGLIPNSTTAVIPVSSDVAITSISPSSESTSSTTKEDPVDQDPFIGKTNDD, from the exons ATGCCCCGTAAGCGACCACA gagagaaagaatgagtGGGATTTCGGCTCCACCATCTTCCCTCTCCCCACCTCGTCTGACTACGAAAATTAACCCCTtttgttctccttcttcttcttcttttgcttacTGTGTTGATTCTCGAAGCCCTTTTCATTCCTCAGACTCTGAATTCAGGAGCATTAGCCTCAGAGGAGGGTTTCCCAAGCTCAGTTTACATTGTCGCAGCAGCAGCAGCCCACCTGGAGCTCCCGGATCAG GTGATAACGACAGCAGGACCATTCTAGATGCTTTTTTCTTAGGCAAGGCTTTGGCAGAAGCAATCAATGAACGTATCGAATCTACAGTAGGGGAGTTGTTGAGTGCAGTTGGGAGGTTGCAAGCTGAGCAACAGAAGCAAGTGCAAGAATTCCAG GATGATGTGTTTGAGAGAGCAAAGAGAGCCAAGGAGAAAGCGGCACGAGAAGCCAGGGAAGCCCAAGGACTTATTCCCAATTCTACTACAGCAGTGATACCAGTATCCAGTGATGTTGCTATTACATCAATTTCACCTTCATCAGAGTCAACCTCCTCAACAACTAAAGAGGATCCAGTTGACCAGGATCCTTTTATTGGGAAGACAAACGATGACTGA
- the LOC122653870 gene encoding F-box protein PP2-B10-like yields the protein MEQGSTVDLYVLPEGCISNIISLTSPRDACRSSVISSVFRSATDSDSVWERFLPSDYKQILSSLVSPSPLVFSSKKDLYLHLCDNPVLIDKGIKTFALEKCSGKKCYMIGAKELSIVWGECPSYWNWHPQPESRFSEVAELLGVCWLEIRGKMETRLLSPNTTYVAYMVLKFTDSAYGFEFPPAEVSVKLASKSGGGGGGGDGGGEEEEMKQVYLNPIGRKRRQLGMYRRIGSFSRSLLFSYALRPQELLVEEDPQPQPQQESEVPNKREDGWMEIEMGEFFNEKGEDGELEMTLMEVKGGNWKGGLIIQGMEIRPKKIQ from the exons ATGGAACAGGGGAGCACCGTAGATCTCTACGTCCTACCGGAAGGTTGTATCTCGAACATTATATCCCTCACATCTCCTCGAGATGCGTGCCGTTCCTCGGTTATCTCTTCAGTTTTCCGATCGGCGACCGATTCTGATTCGGTATGGGAGAGGTTCTTACCCTCCGATTATAAGCAGATCTTGTCGTCATTGGTGTCTCCGTCTCCGTTAGTTTTCTCGTCGAAGAAGGATCTCTATCTCCATCTCTGTGATAACCCCGTTCTCATCGATAAGGGCATTAAG ACCTTCGCGTTGGAGAAATGCAGTGGGAAGAAGTGTTATATGATTGGAGCAAAAGAGCTGTCGATTGTTTGGGGAGAATGTCCATCGTATTGGAATTGGCATCCTCAACCTGAATCAag GTTCTCAGAGGTTGCGGAGCTCTTAGGCGTGTGTTGGCTCGAAATCCGTGGCAAGATGGAGACGCGACTACTATCTCCAAACACAACATATGTAGCCTACATGGTGCTCAAGTTCACGGACTCAGCCTACGGATTCGAATTTCCACCGGCGGAAGTCTCAGTCAAATTAGCCAGTAAaagcggcggtggtggtggtggtggtgatggtggtggtgaagaagaagaaatgaagcaAGTGTATTTGAATCCGATAGGGAGAAAGAGGCGGCAGCTTGGAATGTACAGGAGGATTGGAAGCTTTTCAAGAAGTTTGTTGTTCAGTTACGCCTTGAGGCCTCAGGAACTACTAGTAGAAGAAGATCCACAACCACAACCACAACAGGAGAGTGAGGTACCCAATAAGAGAGAGGATGGATGGATGGAGATAGAGATGGGTGAGTTCTTCAACGAGAAAGGTGAAGATGGAGAACTGGAGATGACTCTAATGGAGGTCAAAGGTGGTAACTGGAAAGGTGGCCTTATCATCCAAGGCATGGAAATCAGGcccaaaaaaatccaatga